In Patagioenas fasciata isolate bPatFas1 chromosome 2, bPatFas1.hap1, whole genome shotgun sequence, a single window of DNA contains:
- the LOC136097777 gene encoding feather keratin-like: MRKGCPARPLHATHMACYNACGTGGPTPLANSCNEPCSLQCQDSRVVIQPPAVLVTLPGPILTSHPQSTAVGSSSSAAVGNELGAQGVAINSGAFGYGNGYGFGGLGWFGGRRSRYIC; the protein is encoded by the exons ATGCGCAAAGGCTGTCCTGCCC ggcccctccacgctacacacatggcctgctacaacgCCTGCGGCACTgggggacccaccccgctggccaacagctgcaacgagccctgttccctgcagtgccaggactcccgcgtcgtcatccagcctcccgccgtgctggtcaccctgccaggacccatcctcacctcccacccccagagcaccgccgttgGATCCTCCTcgtcggctgccgtgggcaacgaactcggcgcccagggagttgccatcaactccggcgccttcggctacggcAACGGCTATGGCTTCGGGGGCCTGGGCTGGTTCGGCGGCAGAAGGAGCCgctacatctgctaa